The Liolophura sinensis isolate JHLJ2023 chromosome 6, CUHK_Ljap_v2, whole genome shotgun sequence genomic sequence tatagttCTAAAAATCTTTAGATATTTGTTCGTGCACATATCACCTTACATATTACATTTGATGGTCGTTTGTAACAAAACAGCTGCAGAGTTTCATGCTCACAATCAAATTGCTAGGGCAGATGAGCTTTATAAAGTTACCTATCCAATGCTCCACTTAGGTTATCAGGGGTCACATCAAAGTaaaagtttgtgttttctgatgatGTAAACGCATTGGCACTACCCCATGCTCACTTAAAAACTGaaagcaaaattaaaacctttCTTAGTACATGAAAATCAATATAAAAGAGAAATTCCTTAAGATGCATCTGAAGTTGACAGAATAACACTACAGAGTCTGTGTATGGATAACAACatcccatttacatgtattagttCAGAACATTTTGACATACAATCTAACATCCGTGTTAGAAGACTATTAGTCACATATCAAATTCAGAGAATTTATATCCCAAGCATGGATCATCAATCTGATTTGCAAATTTGATAGAAGCTACAAACTGAATCTGTTCCAAAAATTAGACTCAAGAAAATCgttaaatatttaacttttctgACTTGATCTGAAGTCAAATAAACATGGAAACATTTTTGATACATTGTTTTCAAAAGCATCACAATTACGTAAGCTAATAAGAAATTACCTTCTGATATTCATTCTCTTCCGGGTACTGTAAACCaaatacaacaaaacacaacattagTCTACAGGTAAGAAAAGGTACAACATGCTTGTATCAAAGATTTTTGTCCACGTAAAATAATCATCATTGTTTACACCCAAATAACTTGAAGAAGAAACAGTGGATTCTTACAGTTTGCACCacagtttttttcatttataccccaataaacctaaaaagTATTACAGTCAATCCTTAAGTAACTTGAAGaagaaacagtaaaataaatttaactccACGTAGTTGAAAGTTATGACTGCAGCCATTTTACATTCATGCTTTAAGATAATCAACTCAATTTTCTTAAAACACTCAAAACAGCCACAGCTGACTCAAACTGTCACAGATGCATGCATGATTGCAAACTGCCATAATATATAATCTAATGCACTTGGCCTACAAAAATGTTACTGGCCTATATATGCTGTCTACGTTCGGCTCCTAAACCTTACAGAGTCGATTTTAGTACTTTAACCCAGCAAAACGTTATTGGCCTATATATGCTGTCTTTGTTCGGCTCCTAAACCTTACAGAGTTGATTATAGTGCTTTCACCTAGCAAAACGTTATTGGCCTATATATGCTGTCTACGTTCGGCTCCTAAACCTTACAGAGTCGATTTTAGTACTTTTACCCAGCAAAACGTTATTGGCCTATATATGCTGTCTTTGTTCGGCTCCTAAAACTTACAGAGTTGATTATAGTGCTTTCACCTAGCAAAACGTTATTGGCCTATATATGTTGTCTACGTTCGGCTCCTAAACCTTACAGAGTTGATTTTAGTACTTTCACCCAGCAAAACGTTATTGGCCTATATATGCTGTCTACGTTCGGCTCCTAAACCTTACAGAGTTGATTTTAGTACTTTTACCCAGCAAAACGTTATTGGCCTATATATGTTGTCTACGTTCGGCTGCTAAACCTTACAGAGTTGATTTTAGTACTTTCACCCAGCAAAACGTTATTAGCCTATATATGTTGTCTACGTTCGGCTCCTAAACCTTACAGAGTTGATTTTAGTACTTTCACCCAGCAAAACGTTATTGGCCTAAATATGCTGTCTACGTTCGGCTGCTAAACCTTACAGAGTTGATTTTAGTACTTTTACCCAGCAAAACGTTATTGGCCTATGTATGCTGTCTACGTTCGGCTCCTAAACCTTACAGAATTGATTTTAGTACTTTTACCCAGCAAAACTTACAGGTTAATAACCAATGCCCACACAATTATGCTCACCTTTTCTGTGCCCAGGAAGAGCATATGTTCACAGAAGTGTGCTAGTCCAGGAATTTCCCTGGGGTCAGACATATAACCTTTGAACAAACAAAATGCAATGTACAAGAATGACAGCTACAGTAACAAGTATATAAAGTGCTGTTAATACACAttaacatgtactgtacaaaaaaatattaaagaaatgatgtgctgttaaaaaattacagttGGCTGGCTTGGCTTCAATAAAGTTACAATCATATTTCTAAAATCACCATATATGTGGGagccatatgtacatgtggatatcCACTTCTCCAATGATGTCCTATcaatctgcatacatgtacatgtggacatcCACGTCCCCAATGATGTTCTGTcaacctgcatacatgtacatgtggacatcCATGTCCCCAATGATGTCATCCATGTCTCCAATGATGTCCTATCAatctgcatatatgtacatgtggacatCCATGTCCCCAATGATGTCCTGTcaacctgcatacatgtacatgtggacatcCATGTCCCCAATGATGTCCCGTcaacctgcatacatgtacaagttgacATCCATGTCTCCAATGATATCCTATCAatctgcatatatgtacatgtggacatCCATGTCCCCAATGATATCCTATCAatctgcatatatgtacatgtggacatCCATGTCCCCAATGATGTCCTGTcaacctgcatacatgtacaagttgacATCCATGTCTCCAATGATATCCTATCaatctgcatatatatacatgtgaacatccATGTCTCCAATGATGTCTTATCAatctgcatatatgtacatgtggacatCCATGTCCCCAATGATGTCCTGTcaacctgcatacatgtacaagttgacATCCATGTCTCCAATGATATCCTATCAatctgcatatatgtacatgtggacatCCATGTCTCCAATGATGTCCTATCAacctgcatatatgtacatgtacacgtgctaCCCTTTCTTGTTTTCTGCTTTGAGTGGAATTACacattaaatgcatttaattttaCCAGACAACCATGCATTGCCAGTGTCACCTATGACATGTGTTCGTTTTATACTGTAACTCTGCATTATTTTTAGTACCTATTGGCGAGTTTTCTGTAGAAGCATACTTGTACCTGTTATATTTCTTTTCCTTGAATTAACTCCCATAAATTATGGTCACACCACAAAGGACAATATGGATTTCTGTAAATTACATATGTTCCTGTGAAACTTAACTCAGAATTGAACACTAGTGCTTGGGAACTCTTAATAATGTTGTGTAACTTTCAACCTCCAAACTCACCAACATTGACATCAATTGCTGCTGAAGACTTGTCTGTTTCTGGGTCACTGACTAACATCACCCTCATCCCATTAGCCAGCTGCAGGCCCCGATAGCATCGCTTATCCTGACCGGATTTAACAATGTCACCATCTTCTACCAACGATTTCACATGCtcatttttaaacattgtgGAGGCAAACCTAAAACACATGACACAAGGTACTCTGAGACCTGCATCAGCAACATACCTATAAGATATACTATAGGCCTAATATACTAATAGGAAAGTTAGTTTATTTAATGGGATCAAAAAATGcaaagaatatatacatacacatatctaTGAAATTTATCACAAACTAATCACGATTTAAAGTCAAATCAGCAACATCATGAAGATCTATGTAATACCATGAATCCTCAACTTACATTTTCGAAAGTTACCAAATTTAATAAATCGATCTGTTAAGTTAACTTACATTAACTTGCAATCTGAGAGATTTAACGAATACAAGTGTAGGAACCTAATTCACACAATAAATACACTCATATGACTACGGTTAAAGACCCATGTTTACATAGGTGGGGGATACCAGTCTCAAATCATGGCACCGTATCATGTACAGGTAGTTGACAATCTTCTGAAATCAAACACGTGACATGACTGGCCAAGATGTAATGATCTGAACAGAGGCAGTCAAGAAGGCTGGCTACCCAGTCTAAATAGGAGTACAATACACAGATTAGATCAGTGTTTTCAGCTCCAACTGCTCTTCCAGGATAGATTATGACATTAAACTAAATATACTGTTGTTTTTACCCTGTCTGCAGAGCTGTTCATGGGGAGGGGAGAAAGATTAAGTAAGATTATCTTGCACCATTTGAAATATCACGAAATTTTCGCTGTTTTCTCTGACAACAGGTCTTAAAATTATAATTGAACTGGTTCGATGTGTTTATcatatttgaaaacaatgatCATGTCTCctgaatgtttgtttcttttttagtCTGCTCCCAGTTAATTACCCCTTCTTCAAGAGGTAATGTGGCTGCCAGCTGATTACAGATTATAGCCAGCTGATTAGCCAGCTGGCTACCACTTTGGCCTCACTCTCACCCAGCTGTGAGACAAAGGACTTTAAAAGATGGAAaatttgtactgtatatatcatgcatttttcttttctgtggtGCTGAACGAGAAAGCCAGCCTAAATAAGACTCTGATCTGATAGGTCATATGTGCACACCGTTACCTGCTCCTTGTGTACCCCTGACAGAGGCTGGGCCGATTCACACCGACAAGCAGCGCTTTCAGGTCGCTAACGGGTCGCAACAGAGTCCGCAGTGATGACATACAATAAAGCTAACCTCCAGTAGATTCTTAAAAATGCCTCGAAACACAAAGGCTCTTCGATTCCACCTTTAAATTATGCGTGTAACAAATAGCCTAGTCACGATCCATTGAACCATACGTTATTCTCGTGTTTTGACACTCAGCAATCTTTACCGGAAGTGTTTGTCTTTCCGTTGTGGCGCGGTTTGTATAAAAACCTTGCTCATACATTACAAATGCGGCACGGATCATTACTTTGTTCATacatctatttgtttatttgattggtgttttacgccgtactcaagaatatttcacttgtacgacggcggccagcattgtggtgggaggaaaccgggcagggcccgggtgaaacccatgaccatcctcaggttgctgctgaccttcccacgtacatgtcTATAGAGGAATCTAGTTAGGCCTAGGCTATAAATTGATGTGTGCGCAAGTTTTActcaaataaacattaaaatacgTTACTTTTTCAACTAAcacattttattaattcataaTAAAATTCACAATATAGGGACATGCGTGAGTTATACAATAACAGAAGTCCAATAAGTAATGGACTTCGGATAAAACTAATCGATGATCGCATCTGGTTAGGCAATTACCAAGCATAAATCACCTCAGTTACATTTGACTATATATTTGTCTACACAATTGAACATTCCATTTTCACGACTGCGTGCATCTtcagatttttattatttttatttttttcattcttgtttaacaatttgttttttcacttataccatggtgatGAGCAATGGTTGCTGGCAAACAGAGTAACCAGCACAGACCACCAATCTTGGGCAAGTGATTGAttaactttcccacgtgtgacgcacAGATACGCACAGCATATGCCGGTACCCGGTCTTTGCGATTGAATGGCCCTTTAAATACTTGGCCATGGCCCGTTTCCACATgcatctatctatctatctatcaaattaactgcatatatatatatatatatatatatatatatatatatatatatatatatatatatatatatacccagaACGTTTACATCTTTCATAATAGGTGTGAATTATCAAGCTCAACATGCACcacaaatatgaattttacaaacaaataaCGCAATTACTTACCaaaacatcatcatcataatcATCTCCATTGTTAAATACGTGTATTAAACTGACATCTACGTAAAATATATAGGCTTACAGGTTACACGATCATTTCACGAagcttatatacatatgtattacatCCCTCGAAACGACTTGTTAATGGAAACTGGTTACAATATCGATGAGCGCAGAAAGTCAAATCTTTTGCTTTACAAGATAATGAAGTTGgcctaaaacaaaattttctccTCAATTTGTCGGGGCATTATTAAGGTGTCTTTATACATGATCTTTTCTTAATTACTGGCAACGTTGGACgctatatatattttcttttaaatattgaTAAAGACATGATTATTAATTCataaaaaagttttataaaaatcCAAGTACTTATTTGTTTTACCTGATTGGGGATTTATGCTGTAATGAATTAAGGGTAAGTATACACCCATGCAATCCATTCAGGTTAAATGAAAGTCGAATCGGACATCAGCATTATTGAGGAGGGATTGCAGGTCACGGGTGCAAGTTTCGGCATCATTTAAACTCGAAAGTATAATCTATAGATTCTAGGTACTAGTATACCAACCACCAGGATTGACTCCGGTTGTAAAgctttgtgaaattttcctgcTGAGCCGGAAACGACCAGGAGACCGCGCTAAATACGTAGCCTATACTATTACGTTAATAGGCCCATAGTCGATTCGATGGGCTACCAACACGCAACAGAATATTCTATTCTACCTCCCTGGACACACGAGCCACCACCTCGTGGGCTCAAGCCTTGACGGTTACTTGTGCCTGCCCAAGGCTTGAATGGAGCCATCACCCCTTGTGTCCAAGACTTTGGAAGTCTTTATCGGATATACTTTCACTTGACTTCAGCATAAACATATGCCGGCTTGGTTCCGTGGATGTACTGTCCATTCAAAAATCCAAGCCGTTGGGTAAGATCGCCTGATGGTTGATTATCGCCATGTTGAACCTTTTTTGGTGGTCAGTTTGCGGGGAAAACCGAAACGTCAGTTAATAACCAACCTCGGTAGTGTTACGTTAGTGAAAGACGATTGGTCTTCAATTAAGGTAAGACTGCCAACTGCCCTTCAAGCGCCACCGCATTATTTTATTGTAATCAAGGTCCCTACAACGGGAGACAGTAAATAAGATGTATGAAGGAATCTTCTATGGGTAAAGGCGATGCTAACAATTCTGATTACAGTTATGACAAATGGTCAACGCTTATACATTTCCAACGAATTCTTTATTGTACTGATGTTTGGATTTATAAAATAGACacataataaataacatatattaTAAACATATTGTAAATAACACTTACTTATATTATACTCAAAACAACAAGCTTGTAATAACAGTTCTGTGCTCCATGTAACCATTACAGCAGCAAGCTTTAAAGTCTCACCATTTCACTATGTAACAGTGAACAAAAAGAGCTGTTGACCATTCAACAATCAAACTGAGCATACCGATTTGCCTGGGCTTCAGGCACAGCATCATAAAGacgttttttttctaattatatACTATCTGATTTATATAAATTAGCAATTAAGAAGAGATCAGAGCAATGATTACAAAGATCTGAGAATACTGGATTAAAATGTATGGaaatccatgtatatacataaataacttATTCCTTCATGGCTTTACACATATTCCAAATATCAGAAACCATTACACTTCATCAAGACTCTCAGACTCTACACCTAGCTGTGAATCATTTGATCATACTGCACAATGTCAATCCTCATTAGTAGAGAGATTTGGAACCTTTGAACTCAAGCATGAAGAAGGTCATCTACAACAGCACTTTCACAATGACAGAATATTTCAAAGGGCCTTCCCTGTCCGAGCAAGGTAGTGGTTTCTACTTTTTAGTGTACTAGCCCATGGCGAGCTCCTGTTATTCAGCTTCCACTGGAAGTTTGTACATAGGGTATAGTCTTTTCACTCTGGTCCAGCCAGATTTCTTTCATCTTAAACCTGACCAGTTTCAAAAGTTTGGAAATAGCTAGTGTTTTCCTCAAACACTACTGAACACATACTTCTTCTTCGGGTATTGGTAGCAAGGTGCTGGACATTTTCTGTCATTGGAAGAGGACAATTATTCCCTTAGTCTAAAGGGCTCCTTTTGAAGAAAGACAGAACTACAAACTGATCATAGCTGTTGACTTTATCTCCTGAACATGTCCCTATGCTGGTGTGACAAGGTGTTCCTAAAAACTAAAATGGAGAGATCAACATGGTCTTCCCAGGATCTGAGCAGAGTCTGGGCCACACTGGACACAAAGACCATCAGCTGGTGGCAAAAAAGAAATAGAATGcattaagaatttatttatgatAACTAATACACCAGGGGGTTTCAGTTACAGTAAAAGACAGGCACTTCTTTTTGGACTTCTGTGGTGTTACGTCTGCACAAAGTGCAAGTATACTAAAGTCTGGCAAAAGTTGTTCTTAAATACATAAACCACCAATGTGTAAATAAGAAAGGTAGTTGATCATCCCTAGCCACAAAACCCCACTGTGTTGTTGTAATGGCTGCGAACATAAAATCATGTACTGGGTCAACATAGTGTTAAGGGCAAAGATAACACTGAcgtcagataaaagaccattaaacactgtccataaaaatagtttgatttatacgattttaaatttttcaaccTAGTACAATGCAaatgaaactttggattctatggtggtaTTTGCTGGCCACACTGGAACCAGTGGCCTTGATACAGACTATTTAAAGGGAAAAatatggatatttatttatttgattggtgttttacaccgtactcaagagtatttcacttatacgacagcggccagcattatggtgggagaaaaccgggcaaagcccgggggaaacccacgcccatctgtaggttgctgacagaccttctcacatacagccggagaggaagccagcatttgctggacttgaactcacagcggccgcattggtgagaggctcctaggtcattacactgcgctagcgcgctaaccgacagagccacggaggcctcttggaaaaatatggatgtgacatcaatgataccctctgggtcacgaCAAGCCACAGTAAAATCTGATGctataaaatcattttaagtTACTTGGTTGTAAAAAACAagaaatccaactattttcccagacagtgtttaatggtctttcatgtTATATATGCTGCATTTTTGTGTTCTCTTGGCTACCCCTTTGGCATACCAGTGGAAATTTGATTTCTCAAACAGATTCACATTCGAGAAGAACGTCTTTCTGTGCCATATCCTGCTTCCATTCAGCTGCTGTTAATGTGAAGCTTTCCCTCTTCCCTTTCTTGGAAGCAGATGTGCCTGGAAGTCAAATTCATAAAGATGTAAATGCATTATACTCTGCAGTATCTAgtgagtgtttagggtttaacgttgtaaacaatttttcagtagtaTGACAaaaaaggagtccttagagtgcatgtaaggcatgtaatgtgcctcctttttgcaggacaggtttccatcgctctttttctagagatgacttactgaaggcaagtaagctgccccacccgaaccattatactgatacaggtcaaccagatgttgcactatccccttaatgctgaatgccaagcgacgAAGCTACAACTTCagcttttaaggtcttgggtgtgacccgacccagaattgaccctggatctactggccATGAAGTGggcactctaccaactgagccatcggggttTGTAAACCAAGTTTATGttacaggtatacatacatgtatggaaatgaCACAAGCTTGTTTTTGACATGTCTCTGATATCCATTCTTATTATCACCAGAGAATATACATTTAATAACATGGCTATGGCTTCTAAATATCTTCTTTTCAGATGGTAAAAATGACCAAATGTATGTTAGTCTACACAAACAATGATGTTGCCGACTTGATGAATGATTTACCTAGGGTACTGATGTATGATCGTGCTCCTAATACATTCATCTTGATATCCTCACGCATCTCTCACTTCTTTTGACTTTCAGACAGAaactgaaaatgacacagtacactgatatatatatatacatatatttattttgtaaatttgtgtgGTTGTGATGGATCATTTTTGGTTCGGCTAGACAGAActggttagttgattatggggaccaTTCCGTTGACATCAATTTACGCTGGGGGAGATGTAATGCACTTGTGAAGATGCAGTAAATGTGACTTACCGTCGATcagaagcagttattccccgTAACTCTCCCAATACTTTGTGTTGATCGATTTCAGAGTGACATTCCGCAAATATAATTAaggtaaaatttattaaatgcttgctgccattttttttttagatcgaCCAAGCGTGTTTTTACTGTGTTAAAGAACAAAAACGTTTCTTTCAAACAAAACAGACGTTGATAAGGACCTCTTCCCCAATCTGAAATTTCTAAACTTACAAATTAACTATATTACTGGGTGACCATATTTCAACACCTAATTCAACAACAACTACCACACTAACATGCCCAATGTGTACCCAGTTTGCTGATCAGACCATTGGCGGTGCGTATTATCTGcaagataaataaatctgcgTCACAGTACCTGTGCAATCTGTCTCTGTCTTTCCTGTCTGTCAACTTGTGACACAGACGACACTCTTGTCGGTGCGGGCGGCGCTGCTTGCGCTGCAGCCGAACGACGAACGAACTCCGTTGGCACAGCGTCTTCCGTCAATACGCGTGGCCTTTTGCGATTTTTGTCTGCTGTTGTGAGTGTAATGCCATACTTCCCGTACACATCCTCTTTGAAGCAGCTGGGTAAGAAATGAGCCGAGCAAAGTTTCGATGCCTTTGTGGGTGTAAAGTCTGGTCGACCGAGGTTATGTCGCCACTGTTTTAGAAGCTCTTCGTTACGTAATGGGAAAGCATGAAACGACAAGTCGCGTGGAACGTTGTGTATACCTCCGTCTGTTCTGTTAGTACAGCCGGAAGCCGAGCACTGTGGCATGGCTGCGACAACCCGTATCTTCACGAATCGTCCTTAAATCTGAGTAAAACGTCTTGAAATCAAATTGTTCCTTCCCCCAGACTAAGACAAGTGCGGGTATTACTGACGTCACGAGCGAGGCGGCACAGGCTAACTTTAACGCCGTCGATTGGTGAAAATGTGTGTAAACCGTAAGATGATAGGGTCTGTATtagatacagtaggcctactgtagcTCTCATTTGAATGAGAATTAGCAAGAAGTAAAGGAGGCACAGGCCTATATACCGCTCTATGTGTGTATGTTCGATGTGTAGGCGTCTATCTCAAACGCTCATTACATTTAGGTCTACGactgagtaggcctacatctctGTGCAGTGGATTGCTTACCGGTACAGGCCTGTATAGGTTAATGAGAAACGAATTACGTTAAACGGTCAAAACACAAAGTTTCTGACGAAAAGTTGAGAAGTTTATCGAGCCTGATGATCGATAGTTCTTCAAAATCATGGTAGAACTGTAGG encodes the following:
- the LOC135467340 gene encoding THAP domain-containing protein 1-like, translated to MPQCSASGCTNRTDGGIHNVPRDLSFHAFPLRNEELLKQWRHNLGRPDFTPTKASKLCSAHFLPSCFKEDVYGKYGITLTTADKNRKRPRVLTEDAVPTEFVRRSAAAQAAPPAPTRVSSVSQVDRQERQRQIAQVL